The Apium graveolens cultivar Ventura chromosome 11, ASM990537v1, whole genome shotgun sequence genome has a window encoding:
- the LOC141698663 gene encoding protein PLASTID MOVEMENT IMPAIRED 1, whose product MAGRRNSNTQLLDELEELTHSLYQSHTSTNRRTASLALPRNAVPPIPSIDEADAAADDQDKFNPKPRSRRMSLSPWRSRPKPELEIDHKLQSKASNKKQLKNIDDKTAVEKKGLWNWKPIRALTHIGMHKLSCLFSIEVVTVQGLPASMNGLRLSVCVRKKETKDGTVQTMPSRVSQGAADFEETLFVRCHVYCSSAETKFEPRPFFIYVLAIDAKELDFGKTCVDLSDLIQESVDKNFDGERVRQWDTTFNLTGKAKGGELVLKLGFQIMEKDGGSGIYNQGTAGQKSTRAGTFSPSFGRRQSKSSFSIPSPRLTSRAEAWTPSQAGASTEFQEIDDLNLDEPALTHSPSAVQNFQDPESKMDDLDLPDFEVVDKGVEVQGKEWTDGQSEENSDKRSVSSEVVKEVVHDQVHQARLTELELIAQQIKALESMMEDEKSVKNDEETASQQLDADEETVTKDFLQSLEDDEANENETYHFEFQQEKQNRADDNEEADSMVYLPDLGKGLGCVVQTRNGGYLAAVNPLDTLVAKKETPKLAMQISKQMVLRTDQSITGFEIIQSMAATGTEKLSSEILSLMPLDELLGKTAEQIAFEGIASAIISGRNKEGASSTAARTIAAVKSMATGMSTGRKERISTGIWNVNENPVTVDDILGFSMQKIESMAVEALKIQAEIAEEEAPFDVSPLNENGNLLASTVPLEDWIKESSVATSNHENEDSETIIILVVVQMRDPMRQYEAVGAPLLSLIYATQVNGKTDGYEEEKRFKVDSMHIGCLKIRNGGGKKNVWDSEKQRLTSMQWLVAYGLGKAAKKGKRVISKGQDLFWSISSRVMADMWLKPLRNPDVMLQSH is encoded by the coding sequence ATGGCAGGCAGAAGAAACTCCAACACCCAACttctggatgaactagaagagCTTACTCATTCTCTTTACCAGTCCCACACTTCTACTAATCGTAGAACTGCCTCCCTCGCGCTTCCTAGAAATGCAGTTCCACCAATCCCATCTATCGACGAGGCTGATGCTGCTGCAGATGATCAGGATAAGTTCAATCCAAAACCTCGGTCCAGGCGCATGTCTTTATCTCCCTGGCGTTCTCGTCCAAAGCCTGAGCTTGAAATTGACCATAAATTacagtctaaagcttctaataaGAAACAACTCAAAAATATTGATGATAAAACAGCTGTGGAAAAGAAAGGACTTTGGAACTGGAAGCCAATCCGAGCACTCACTCATATTGGCATGCACAAGTTGAGTTGTTTGTTCTCTATTGAAGTTGTGACTGTTCAAGGCCTCCCTGCTTCCATGAACGGTCTTCGCCTCTCTGTTTGTGTTagaaaaaaagaaaccaaggaCGGAACAGTTCAGACAATGCCTTCCAGGGTATCCCAAGGAGCTGCTGATTTTGAAGAAACCCTGTTTGTTCGATGCCATGTCTACTGCTCATCTGCTGAAACCAAATTTGAGCCACGCCCTTTTTTCATCTATGTGCTGGCAATTGATGCCAAAGAACTTGACTTTGGAAAAACTTGTGTGGATTTGAGTGACTTGATACAAGAGTCTGTTGATAAGAATTTTGATGGCGAAAGGGTAAGGCAGTGGGATACCACTTTTAATCTTACGGGGAAGGCCAAAGGAGGAGAACTTGTTCTGAAACTGGGATTTCAGATTATGGAGAAAGATGGAGGAAGTGGAATTTACAATCAGGGTACTGCAGGCCAGAAATCAACTAGAGCTGGGACTTTTTCACCTTCTTTCGGCCGCCGGCAGTCAAAATCATCCTTCAGCATCCCTAGCCCAAGACTGACAAGCAGAGCAGAAGCCTGGACTCCTTCGCAGGCAGGAGCAAGCACAGAGTTTCAAGAAATTGATGATTTGAATCTCGATGAACCTGCCTTAACACATTCACCTTCTGCTGTTCAAAATTTCCAAGACCCAGAATCAAAAATGGATGATCTAGATCTCCCAGATTTTGAGGTTGTTGATAAAGGAGTTGAGGTTCAAGGTAAAGAGTGGACAGATGGACAGTCTGAAGAAAATTCTGACAAAAGATCGGTCTCAAGCGAGGTTGTCAAGGAAGTTGTGCATGACCAGGTACATCAAGCTAGACTGACAGAACTCGAATTAATTGCTCAACAGATAAAAGCACTTGAATCAATGATGGAAGATGAGAAATCAGTAAAAAACGATGAAGAAACTGCATCACAGCAACTGGATGCTGATGAAGAAACAGTAACCAAGGACTTTTTGCAATCGCTGGAGGATGATGAGGCTAATGAAAATGAGACATATCATTTCGAATTTCAGCAAGAGAAACAAAATAGAGCTGATGATAACGAAGAGGCTGACTCAATGGTTTATCTCCCAGATCTTGGAAAGGGATTGGGGTGTGTGGTTCAAACAAGAAATGGGGGTTACTTGGCAGCAGTGAATCCTCTGGATACTTTGGTGGCAAAAAAGGAGACTCCAAAGCTTGCAATGCAGATATCCAAGCAAATGGTTCTTCGTACAGACCAATCAATAACTGGATTTGAAATAATTCAAAGCATGGCAGCCACTGGTACTGAAAAGCTTAGTTCAGAAATATTGTCTTTGATGCCTTTGGACGAGCTTTTAGGTAAAACAGCGGAGCAGATAGCTTTTGAAGGAATTGCTTCAGCAATCATCAGTGGGAGGAACAAAGAAGGCGCTAGCTCAACTGCTGCTCGTACAATTGCTGCAGTTAAATCGATGGCCACTGGAATGAGTACTGGTAGGAAAGAAAGAATTTCAACAGGAATCTGGAATGTGAACGAGAACCCCGTGACAGTAGATGATATTTTGGGTTTCTCAATGCAAAAGATAGAAAGTATGGCAGTTGAAGCTCTAAAAATTCAGGCTGAGATAGCAGAAGAAGAAGCCCCGTTTGATGTTTCTCCTTTAAACGAAAATGGTAACCTTTTAGCTTCTACTGTTCCACTTGAAGACTGGATTAAAGAGAGCAGTGTGGCGACCTCAAATCATGAGAATGAAGACTCGGAGACTATCATTATCTTGGTGGTGGTACAAATGCGAGATCCCATGAGGCAGTACGAGGCAGTGGGAGCTCCACTATTATCCCTAATATATGCAACACAAGTTAACGGGAAAACAGATGGGTACGAGGAAGAAAAGAGGTTCAAGGTTGACAGTATGCACATTGGGTGCTTGAAAATAAGGAACGGAGGAGGAAAGAAGAATGTATGGGATAGTGAGAAGCAGAGGCTGACTTCAATGCAGTGGCTGGTGGCATATGGACTTGGGAAGGCGGCTAAAAAAGGAAAACGAGTCATTTCCAAGGGACAAGACCTATTTTGGAGCATTTCCTCCAGAGTGATGGCAGACATGTGGCTCAAACCATTGAGGAACCCAGATGTCATGTTACAAAGTCACTAA